One genomic region from Streptomyces sp. NBC_01431 encodes:
- a CDS encoding TadA family conjugal transfer-associated ATPase gives MLDAVRQRLAESGAEPTPARVAAALRAQGRLLGDAEVLGGAEALRSELVGTGPLEPLLADPEVTDVLVSAPDRVWVDRGGGLELTGVRFADPAAVRRLAHRLAAVAGRRLDDARPWVDARLPDGTRMHAVLEPVAVGSACLSLRVVRPRAFSPAELTSAGTVPPDGEQFLRALIEARVSFLVSGGTGTGKTTLLSTLLGLVGAGERIVLAEDSAELRPDHPHVVRLESRPANQEGAGLVTLRDLVRQALRMRPDRLVVGEVRGAEVTDLLSALNTGHEGGCGTVHANSAADVPARLEALGTAAGLDRAALHSQLAAALSVVVHLVRDRTGRRRIAEVRVLERDAAGLVVTVPALRWGAAGFVRDSGWERLRALIGGAL, from the coding sequence CTGCTCGACGCGGTGCGCCAGCGCCTGGCGGAGAGCGGGGCCGAGCCCACACCGGCCAGGGTCGCGGCGGCGCTGCGCGCCCAGGGCAGGCTGCTCGGAGACGCCGAAGTACTGGGCGGAGCCGAGGCGTTGCGGTCCGAGCTGGTGGGCACCGGGCCGCTGGAGCCGCTGCTCGCCGATCCAGAGGTGACGGACGTGCTGGTCTCCGCACCCGACCGGGTCTGGGTGGATCGGGGCGGCGGACTCGAACTGACGGGGGTCCGCTTCGCCGACCCGGCGGCCGTGCGTCGCCTCGCCCATAGGCTCGCCGCGGTGGCGGGCCGGCGCCTGGACGACGCCCGGCCCTGGGTTGACGCCCGGCTGCCGGACGGCACCCGGATGCACGCCGTCCTGGAGCCGGTCGCCGTCGGCTCGGCCTGCCTCTCGCTGCGGGTGGTGCGGCCGCGGGCGTTCTCACCGGCCGAACTCACCTCGGCGGGAACGGTGCCGCCCGATGGCGAACAGTTCCTGCGGGCACTGATCGAGGCCCGGGTGTCGTTCCTGGTGAGCGGCGGAACCGGCACCGGCAAGACCACCTTGTTGTCGACGTTGCTCGGTCTGGTCGGAGCGGGCGAGCGGATCGTACTGGCCGAGGATTCCGCCGAGTTGAGGCCCGACCATCCCCATGTCGTACGCCTGGAATCGCGGCCCGCCAACCAGGAGGGTGCCGGCCTGGTGACCCTGCGGGACCTGGTGCGCCAGGCGCTTCGCATGCGGCCGGACCGCCTGGTAGTGGGGGAGGTGCGGGGAGCTGAAGTGACCGACCTGCTCAGCGCTTTGAACACGGGACATGAAGGCGGCTGCGGCACGGTCCATGCCAATTCCGCGGCCGACGTCCCCGCCCGGCTCGAAGCGCTCGGGACGGCGGCCGGGCTCGACCGGGCCGCGCTGCACAGCCAGTTGGCGGCCGCGCTGTCGGTCGTGGTCCACCTCGTACGCGACCGGACCGGGCGGCGCCGGATCGCCGAGGTGCGCGTCCTGGAGCGGGACGCGGCCGGCCTGGTGGTGACGGTGCCCGCGTTGCGGTGGGGCGCGGCGGGATTCGTGCGCGACTC
- the ssd gene encoding septum site-determining protein Ssd produces MASERPPGAEGRRGGPLIVTEDEELLDDLLRLCAAAGAEPEVCHGVPDRRGGWESAPLVLVGDDAAPRLLGSARRRGVLLVGRDQDNPGVWQAAVELGADHVLRLPDAEPWLVDRIADAAEGVGSPALTVGVIGGRGGAGASTLACALAVTAARSGQRTMLIDGDPLGGGLDVLLGGEQAGGRRWPDFAASRGRVAGGALEESLPHLHQLRVLSWDRGDSVVVPGEAMRAVLAAARRRGGVVVVDLPRRVDDAVVEALAQLDLGLLVVPAELRAVAAANRVASSVGMVLRDLRAVVRGPYACGLDEQWVADALGLPLAGELPPEPGLLEAQENGSPPGGAPRGPLARFCTAFWSQALAGGRTGGAVL; encoded by the coding sequence ATGGCATCCGAACGGCCGCCGGGCGCGGAGGGACGGCGCGGCGGACCGCTGATCGTGACCGAGGACGAGGAACTGCTCGACGATCTGCTGCGGCTGTGCGCCGCGGCCGGTGCCGAGCCCGAAGTGTGCCACGGGGTGCCCGACCGCAGGGGCGGCTGGGAGAGCGCGCCGCTGGTTCTGGTCGGCGACGACGCCGCGCCCCGGTTGCTCGGATCGGCGCGCAGGCGCGGGGTGTTGCTCGTGGGCCGGGACCAGGACAACCCCGGCGTCTGGCAGGCCGCGGTCGAGCTCGGCGCGGATCACGTGCTGCGGCTGCCCGACGCGGAACCGTGGCTCGTCGACCGCATCGCGGACGCCGCCGAAGGCGTGGGCAGTCCCGCCCTGACCGTCGGAGTGATCGGCGGACGCGGCGGCGCCGGGGCGTCGACGCTGGCCTGCGCCCTGGCGGTGACCGCCGCCAGGTCCGGGCAGCGCACCATGCTGATCGACGGCGATCCGCTCGGCGGCGGCCTCGATGTGCTGCTCGGCGGGGAGCAGGCCGGCGGCCGGCGATGGCCGGATTTCGCCGCTTCGCGAGGACGGGTCGCCGGTGGCGCCCTGGAGGAATCGCTGCCGCATCTGCATCAGTTGAGGGTGCTGAGCTGGGACCGGGGAGACTCGGTCGTGGTTCCGGGCGAGGCGATGCGTGCGGTGCTCGCGGCAGCCCGCAGACGGGGCGGGGTGGTCGTCGTTGACCTGCCGCGCCGCGTCGACGACGCGGTGGTCGAGGCGCTCGCCCAGCTGGACCTGGGGCTCCTCGTGGTCCCGGCCGAGTTGCGCGCGGTCGCCGCGGCTAACCGGGTCGCGTCGTCGGTCGGCATGGTGCTGCGCGACCTGCGCGCGGTGGTCCGGGGCCCGTACGCCTGCGGCCTCGACGAACAGTGGGTGGCCGACGCGCTGGGTCTACCGCTCGCTGGTGAACTGCCGCCGGAGCCCGGCCTGTTGGAGGCCCAGGAGAACGGGTCGCCGCCGGGCGGCGCGCCACGCGGGCCGCTGGCCCGGTTCTGCACGGCCTTCTGGAGCCAGGCGCTCGCGGGCGGCCGTACGGGTGGAGCGGTCCTGTGA